The Apostichopus japonicus isolate 1M-3 chromosome 20, ASM3797524v1, whole genome shotgun sequence genome contains a region encoding:
- the LOC139961213 gene encoding TBC1 domain family member 25-like produces the protein MAGSGLKFNGTKGRDAIRVQATKCEGFMQPEYKNFSIDPEITSFEMLQLLLMQAFQLKSEFTISYLSRDDVGEDVFLALLSDWDLDAAIFCASDPCLRLRIDAKPFEGPGLLEGWDVIGGQDVPQNSTDRRYVPFVGSLVTQVGRTISRVQKIFQNVEEESAAEDQKYELPKPPLDDQEFLTYLNYLGCLEKPHELRLRIYQGGVGPSLRKVVWRHLLNVYPEGLTGNERLDYVKIKTEEYTLLKKKLLSDLRDENVHIRNMVMKDVNRTDRQEQFFAGEENPNSLKLFNILTTFSLAHPDVSYCQGMSDLAAPILYVLKDEAQAYMCFCCLMKRLKGSFLPDGKAMSVKFLHLTELIRCVDAEFYEYLKAENADDLYFCYRWLLLELKREFSFQDALRMMEIMWSSLPPEPPPREDGVSLEGPPCQNSPSAYTVDRRRFKFSLQKASSRDEALSKDSGDKKKSGIQMSPQKISVKVECSCTGDHCENCREDIIDTSTVNSRSASNSPAKRLAADVQPVKMPPQSLSLHANNSNVNSSQTLSSPAADRPTSPSLSPLRQSPSPLPTKKSPFRGLPHPKDFGGGNPFMMFLCLSLLLEQRDRIIDNKMDFNEMAMLFDRMVRKHNLNRVLHRARTLYSQYLQSEAAYTGFVMVKGINTVIQQSYSSGSPQHTPSKLIETLT, from the exons ATGGCTGGCAGTGGGTTGAAATTCAATGGCACTAAAGGTCGAGATGCTATACGTGTGCAGGCAACG aAATGTGAGGGATTCATGCAGCCAGAGTACAAGAACTTCAGCATCGATCCTGAAATTACCAGCTTTGAGATGTTGCAGCTTCTCCTGATGCAGGCATTCCAGCTGAAAAG TGAATTCACCATCAGCTACCTCTCACGAGATGACGTAGGAGAAGACGTTTTCCTGGCTCTTCTTTCGGACTGGGATCTAGATGCAGCCATCTTTTGTGCTTCCGATCCCTGTCTGCGGCTTCGAATCGACGCCAAACCCTTCGAGGGACCAG GCCTCCTCGAGGGATGGGATGTGATCGGAGGCCAAGACGTGCCTCAGAACTCCACTGATCGTAGATACGTTCCATTCGTAGGTTCCCTGGTCACCCAGGTGGGCAGAACGATCAGTCGAGTGCAGAAGATATTCCAGAACGTGGAGGAGGAGAGCGCCGCGGAGGATCAAAAGTACGAACTACCCAAGCCACCGTTAGACGATCAAGAGTTTCTGACCTACCTGAATTACTTGGGCTGTCTAGAGAAACCCCACGAGCTTAGGTTACGGATTTATCAGGGTGGGGTCGGGCCGTCACTGCGTAAGGTGGTGTGGCGACATTTACTTAACGTTTATCCGGAGGGTCTCACCGGTAACGAGAGATTGGATTACGTCAAGATTAAGACGGAAGAGTATACGCTGCTCAAGAAGAAGCTCTTATCCGATCTCCGCGACGAAAATGTACATATACGGAACATGGTGATGAAGGACGTAAACAGAACAGATCGACAAGAGCAGTTCTTTGCCGGGGAAGAAAATCCCAATAGTCTCAAATTATTTAACATTCTGACAACATTCTCATTGGCTCACCCCGACGTCTCGTACTGTCAGGGCATGAGCGATCTAGCAGCTCCGATACTCTACGTCCTAAAGGACGAGGCTCAGGCGTACATGTGCTTCTGTTGCCTGATGAAGAGGCTAAAGGGGAGCTTCCTGCCCGACGGGAAAGCCATGTCTGTCAAGTTCCTCCACCTGACCGAGCTCATCCGTTGTGTCGATGCGGAATTCTACGAGTACCTCAAAGCCGAAAATGCCGACGATCTGTATTTCTGTTACCGTTGGCTCCTGTTGGAGTTGAAGCGAGAGTTTTCCTTTCAGGATGCATTGAGGATGATGGAGATTATGTGGAGTTCACTGCCCCCAGAGCCCCCACCTCGAGAAGATGGGGTATCTCTAGAGGGACCTCCGTGCCAAAATTCGCCCTCTGCCTACACGGTGGACCGAAGGCGGTTTAAGTTCTCGTTACAAAAGGCATCGTCTCGGGATGAAGCCCTGTCGAAAGATAGCGGTGATAAAAAGAAATCTGGCATCCAGATGTCTCCTCAGAAGATATCTGTTAAAGTTGAATGCAGCTGTACGGGCGACCACTGTGAGAACTGCAGGGAGGACATCATCGACACTTCAACGGTCAACTCTAGGTCAGCAAGCAATTCACCAGCAAAGCGTTTGGCGGCGGACGTCCAGCCTGTGAAAATGCCACCTCAGTCACTCTCTCTTCACGCCAACAACAGCAATGTCAATTCTTCGCAAACCTTGTCATCGCCTGCCGCAGATCGACCTACGTCGCCATCGTTGTCCCCGCTCAGGCAGAGCCCGTCTCCGCTCCCGACGAAAAAGAGTCCCTTCCGCGGTCTGCCTCACCCCAAAGACTTTGGCGGGGGGAATCCCTTCATGATGTTCCTCTGCCTCTCACTATTGTTAGAACAGAGAGACAGGATCATAGACAACAAGATGGACTTTAACGAGATGGCCATGTTATTCGACAGGATGGTCCGCAAACACAACCTAAACAGAGTCTTGCACCGGGCCAGGACCCTCTACTCACAGTACCTACAGTCAGAGGCTGCCTACACTGGATTCGTTATGGTCAAAGGTATCAACACAGTCATCCAACAGAGCTATAGTTCGGGATCTCCGCAGCACACTCCCAGCAAGCTAATAGAGACACTTACTTAG